The following proteins are encoded in a genomic region of Shinella zoogloeoides:
- a CDS encoding DsbE family thiol:disulfide interchange protein, whose amino-acid sequence MSESEGNAEGAGKRTRLILAALPLAIFLGLALIFWTQLNSGRDISEIPSALIGTKAPFRDLEPLAGATKDGAPVPALTAQTGKGKLTLVNFWASWCVPCRQEHPVILALSKDPRITVVGVNYKDGSENALRFLGELGNPFSAIGLDPVGKMAIDWGVYGIPESYLVGPDGTILYKRVGPFDEKSLKGGLYPAIEKALGTPAAGG is encoded by the coding sequence ATGAGCGAGAGCGAAGGCAATGCCGAGGGCGCGGGCAAGCGCACGCGCCTGATCCTCGCCGCGCTGCCGCTGGCAATCTTCCTCGGCCTGGCGCTGATCTTCTGGACGCAGCTCAATTCCGGCCGCGACATCTCGGAAATCCCCTCCGCGCTGATCGGTACCAAGGCGCCGTTCCGCGATCTCGAGCCGCTCGCCGGCGCCACGAAGGACGGCGCGCCCGTCCCGGCACTGACGGCGCAGACGGGTAAGGGCAAGCTGACGCTCGTCAATTTCTGGGCCTCTTGGTGCGTGCCGTGCCGGCAGGAGCATCCGGTCATCCTGGCATTGTCGAAGGACCCGCGCATTACCGTCGTCGGCGTCAACTACAAGGACGGCAGCGAAAATGCGCTGCGCTTCCTCGGCGAGCTCGGTAATCCCTTCTCGGCCATCGGCCTCGATCCCGTCGGCAAGATGGCGATCGACTGGGGCGTCTACGGCATCCCGGAATCCTATCTCGTCGGGCCGGATGGGACGATCCTCTACAAGCGGGTCGGTCCGTTCGATGAAAAGAGCCTGAAGGGCGGGCTCTATCCGGCCATCGAGAAGGCGCTCGGGACGCCCGCTGCGGGCGGCTGA
- the ccmD gene encoding heme exporter protein CcmD: MSHTFYVAVSYIAAFAVTLGLVLWVFIDHRGRRREIEQLEAAGIRRRSARSEGNP, from the coding sequence ATGAGCCATACCTTCTACGTCGCGGTGTCCTACATCGCCGCCTTCGCCGTCACGCTCGGTCTCGTGCTCTGGGTCTTCATCGACCATCGCGGCCGCCGCCGCGAGATCGAGCAGCTCGAAGCTGCCGGCATCCGCCGCCGTTCGGCGCGCAGCGAGGGCAATCCATGA
- a CDS encoding heme ABC transporter permease translates to MNEPSLAIRKFSDLANPTRFLALVAIVWPWLAGLTLCLFAAGLYLSFTTTGDYQQGETVRIMYVHVPAAWLSMMCYSVMALSALGTLVWRHPLADVSAKAAAPIGACFTLVALITGSLWGKPMWGTWWVWDARLTSVFVLFLMYLGLIALGRAMDDPTRAAKVSAVLILVGFVNIPIIKFSVEWWNTLHQPASVIRMGGPTIDPEFLWPLLIMAVAFTMLFFTLHILAMRNEILRRRIAVLRRHAARAAGRAGGAA, encoded by the coding sequence ATGAACGAACCGAGCCTTGCCATCCGCAAATTCAGCGACCTCGCCAACCCGACGCGGTTCCTGGCGCTGGTCGCCATCGTCTGGCCCTGGCTTGCCGGGCTGACGCTCTGTCTCTTCGCGGCAGGGCTCTACCTCTCCTTCACCACGACGGGCGATTACCAGCAGGGCGAGACGGTGCGCATCATGTATGTGCATGTGCCGGCCGCCTGGCTCTCCATGATGTGCTATTCGGTCATGGCGCTCTCGGCGCTCGGCACGCTCGTCTGGCGCCATCCGCTCGCCGACGTCTCGGCCAAGGCCGCCGCGCCTATCGGCGCCTGTTTCACGCTCGTCGCGCTCATCACCGGCTCGCTCTGGGGCAAGCCGATGTGGGGCACCTGGTGGGTGTGGGACGCGCGGCTCACCTCCGTCTTCGTGCTTTTCCTGATGTATCTCGGCCTCATCGCGCTCGGCCGTGCCATGGACGATCCGACGCGTGCCGCCAAGGTCAGCGCCGTGCTGATCCTCGTCGGCTTCGTCAACATCCCGATCATCAAGTTCTCGGTCGAGTGGTGGAACACGCTGCACCAGCCGGCGAGCGTCATCCGCATGGGCGGGCCGACCATCGACCCGGAATTCCTCTGGCCGCTCCTCATCATGGCCGTCGCCTTCACCATGCTGTTCTTCACGCTGCATATCCTCGCCATGCGCAACGAGATCCTGCGCCGCCGCATCGCGGTGCTGCGCCGCCATGCAGCCCGCGCCGCCGGCCGCGCGGGAGGCGCCGCATGA
- the ccmB gene encoding heme exporter protein CcmB — MIALLFRDLKLSVRAGGGALVGVLFFMTVVAVIPFGVGPDLNLLARIGPAILWIGALLASLLGLDRLFQAEREDGSLDLLLMQETPLVLTVFVKCLAHWLATGLPLVIASPLLGLFMNMDEIAIGATTLTLLAGTPAITFIGAAGAAVAVALPRGGLLVSILVLPLAIPVLIFGVSAVYAAIQEPAPFLPPFLILVALNLAFAVIGPVAAAAALRLSSD, encoded by the coding sequence ATGATCGCCCTCCTCTTCCGCGACCTGAAGCTCTCCGTGCGCGCCGGCGGCGGCGCACTGGTCGGCGTCCTCTTCTTCATGACTGTTGTCGCCGTCATTCCCTTCGGCGTCGGGCCGGACCTCAATCTCCTTGCCCGAATCGGACCTGCCATCCTCTGGATCGGCGCGCTGCTCGCCTCCCTCCTCGGCCTCGACCGGCTGTTCCAGGCCGAGCGCGAGGACGGTTCGCTCGACCTTCTCCTGATGCAGGAGACGCCGCTGGTGCTGACGGTCTTCGTCAAGTGCCTCGCCCATTGGCTCGCGACCGGCCTGCCGCTCGTCATCGCCTCGCCGCTGCTCGGCCTCTTCATGAACATGGACGAGATCGCCATCGGCGCGACGACGCTGACGCTGCTTGCCGGCACGCCCGCCATCACCTTCATCGGTGCGGCCGGCGCGGCGGTGGCGGTGGCGCTGCCGCGCGGCGGGCTGCTCGTCTCCATCCTCGTGCTGCCGCTCGCCATTCCCGTTCTGATCTTCGGGGTGAGCGCGGTCTATGCGGCGATCCAGGAACCGGCGCCCTTCCTGCCGCCCTTCCTCATCCTCGTCGCGCTCAACCTCGCCTTCGCCGTCATCGGCCCGGTCGCCGCGGCTGCGGCCCTTCGTCTTTCGAGCGACTGA